A part of Paenibacillus sp. 481 genomic DNA contains:
- a CDS encoding arylsulfatase has product MSESQQSHQKSSSFIKDQQPVIGITVEESIPHWPDPVRAPQGAPNIVLIVIDDLGFSHLGCYGSDIATPNIDSLAQSGLRYNNFHTTAICSPTRASLLTGRNPHATGVAFVSEYDSGFDHSRGKVSKETGLLSELLVEQGYNTFAVGKWHLTPGASQSQAGPFDDWPLGRGFEQYYGFLGGATSQWHPDLVEGNRRVQQPQLPEDGYHLTEDLTERAIAYIREQRTAAPDKPFFCYLAYGATHAPHHAPQAYIDKYKGKYDKGWDETRADWFKRQQRLGIVPTDAKLPPRSPDVKAWASLSMEEKRLFARLQEAFAGFLEHTDVQIGRLFTALQEVEQWDNTVIILLSDNGACAMGGDEGAVANWHNLNGVKESLDSKLARIEEIGTPLANNHYPAGWAQVGNTPLRWYKSFVHAGGVKDPLIIHYPQLIRDGGGIRQQYHHVVDIVPTLLELTGITLPETIRGVRQEPLHGVSLAYTFAQADAPTEKQVQYYEMVGNRGIWHQGWKAVAAHESDTPFQDDKWELYHVDSDFSEVNDLAETHPEKLQELIDLWWIEAGRYGVLPLDGRSLANKLKGLRNARKETVGPVRRTYYPSRVGYARTVAPDIRDKSFQIEAIVERTVIYDGGVIAAFGTRAGGYVLYIQHNRLFFHIHTPGLAQSTFISCEELPLGKIHLRLQVIKSETATGAGFIKGYANDHFIGEGKLLGLTQLGTGAGLLHIGRDSYSSVSALYTPPFAFQGTVHRVDFTVGGHETDWETRMIEELATE; this is encoded by the coding sequence ATGAGCGAGAGCCAACAGAGCCATCAGAAGTCGTCTTCTTTTATAAAGGATCAGCAGCCCGTGATTGGTATTACTGTTGAGGAGTCGATCCCCCATTGGCCTGATCCGGTTCGAGCGCCGCAAGGGGCACCCAATATCGTCTTAATCGTGATCGACGATCTAGGATTTTCGCATTTAGGCTGCTACGGTTCGGATATTGCAACGCCCAATATCGATAGCTTGGCACAATCCGGACTAAGGTATAACAACTTTCATACAACCGCGATTTGCTCGCCAACGCGTGCGTCGCTGTTAACGGGACGCAATCCGCATGCCACGGGGGTCGCTTTTGTGTCCGAGTACGATAGCGGATTTGATCATAGCCGTGGCAAGGTTAGCAAGGAAACAGGGCTCTTAAGTGAACTACTCGTTGAGCAAGGGTATAACACATTTGCGGTAGGGAAGTGGCACTTAACGCCTGGGGCGAGTCAAAGCCAAGCAGGGCCATTTGATGATTGGCCGTTGGGACGGGGCTTCGAGCAGTATTACGGCTTTCTCGGTGGTGCTACAAGTCAATGGCATCCTGATTTGGTAGAAGGAAATCGGAGGGTACAGCAGCCGCAGCTCCCAGAAGACGGTTACCATTTAACCGAGGATTTAACGGAGCGGGCTATTGCTTATATTCGGGAGCAGCGAACCGCGGCACCAGATAAGCCGTTTTTTTGCTATCTGGCTTATGGAGCTACACACGCGCCGCATCACGCACCGCAAGCTTACATAGACAAATACAAAGGCAAGTACGACAAAGGCTGGGACGAGACACGGGCTGACTGGTTCAAGCGTCAACAGCGATTAGGCATTGTGCCGACAGATGCTAAGCTCCCGCCACGCAGTCCTGATGTTAAGGCGTGGGCCTCGCTTTCTATGGAAGAGAAGCGATTGTTTGCTCGCTTGCAGGAGGCATTTGCCGGATTTTTGGAACACACGGACGTTCAGATTGGCCGTTTGTTCACGGCCTTGCAGGAAGTGGAGCAATGGGACAACACCGTTATTATACTCTTGTCTGACAATGGCGCATGTGCCATGGGGGGCGATGAAGGAGCAGTAGCCAATTGGCACAATCTGAATGGCGTAAAGGAATCACTCGACAGCAAGCTAGCGCGAATCGAGGAGATCGGCACACCGCTCGCGAACAATCATTACCCAGCAGGCTGGGCGCAAGTTGGAAACACCCCGCTGCGCTGGTACAAATCGTTTGTCCATGCAGGCGGGGTCAAAGACCCGCTAATCATTCATTATCCGCAGCTTATTCGTGACGGAGGAGGAATCCGGCAGCAATATCATCATGTCGTTGATATTGTGCCGACTTTACTAGAATTAACAGGCATCACTCTGCCTGAAACGATTCGTGGCGTGCGTCAGGAGCCGCTTCATGGCGTAAGCCTTGCCTATACGTTTGCACAAGCGGATGCACCTACCGAGAAGCAAGTTCAATATTACGAAATGGTAGGCAATCGCGGCATTTGGCATCAGGGGTGGAAAGCGGTAGCTGCTCATGAATCCGATACCCCTTTTCAGGATGACAAATGGGAGCTGTATCATGTGGACAGCGATTTTAGTGAAGTAAACGATTTGGCTGAAACGCATCCAGAGAAGCTGCAAGAGCTTATTGATTTGTGGTGGATTGAAGCGGGAAGGTATGGCGTGCTGCCACTGGATGGCCGTTCGTTAGCGAATAAGCTGAAAGGCTTGCGCAATGCACGGAAAGAGACGGTAGGGCCAGTTCGACGGACGTATTATCCATCACGTGTAGGATATGCTCGCACAGTAGCGCCCGACATTCGTGACAAATCCTTTCAAATTGAAGCGATTGTCGAACGAACCGTGATTTACGATGGCGGTGTGATCGCGGCTTTCGGCACCCGTGCTGGAGGCTATGTGCTGTATATCCAGCATAATCGTTTGTTTTTTCATATCCATACGCCGGGGTTGGCCCAGTCTACATTTATTTCATGTGAAGAGCTGCCACTTGGCAAGATTCATTTACGGCTGCAAGTCATCAAATCAGAAACAGCAACTGGGGCAGGCTTTATTAAAGGGTACGCTAATGACCACTTCATAGGAGAAGGTAAACTGCTCGGCCTAACACAGCTAGGCACGGGCGCTGGACTCCTTCATATTGGCCGTGACAGCTATTCGTCCGTTAGTGCATTGTACACGCCGCCATTTGCGTTTCAGGGAACGGTTCACCGTGTGGATTTCACGGTAGGGGGTCATGAAACGGATTGGGAGACACGAATGATAGAGGAGCTGGCGACGGAATGA
- a CDS encoding MFS transporter has product MLTTGALSSESLGDGSRKRQLKYLYSYMFMIFTPAALFSSFFPLYYKDIGYTDAMYGMQNAILPIIGMVANYLFGYISDKFGSMKPMLISMYVLLMGVLYFIFQTSDPWIVMGLVFLFQFLWIPAMMLTDSMAMLAARRLGDSYAVIRGFGAAGFAVAALLIGWLLDALPGNSSMGWIAIALVGLTCCALLPIRDPRRQSVDDRKGSTGTSAATDATEPTDATVASDPKGAQREPVQMRELWKYVLTKRFILFAFIMLIYQMTFVFNDQYFSFLIREVNGTAFDIGLGWMLPAAIEVGVFLYLGRSNKRFKPLPMLAISAVIMAVRAFVIGMTDSLPIILFMQAVQGVAIAIFFVYLAEYMMELIPDRFRVSGQATLSVVLSIGATMTGSLIGAYIYNQWGLKMLFYAMGVLLIVTVVGFFIAERQEKKRRAQASISESN; this is encoded by the coding sequence GTGTTGACAACTGGAGCATTATCGTCAGAGTCTTTGGGCGATGGAAGTCGCAAGCGACAGCTTAAATATTTGTATAGCTACATGTTTATGATCTTTACGCCTGCTGCATTATTTTCTTCTTTTTTCCCGCTTTATTACAAGGACATCGGTTATACGGATGCGATGTATGGGATGCAAAATGCGATCTTACCGATTATCGGTATGGTCGCCAATTATTTGTTCGGTTACATAAGTGATAAGTTCGGCAGCATGAAACCGATGCTTATTTCGATGTACGTCCTATTAATGGGCGTGTTGTATTTTATTTTTCAAACTTCCGATCCATGGATCGTGATGGGGCTCGTGTTTTTGTTTCAATTTTTGTGGATTCCTGCGATGATGCTTACGGATAGTATGGCGATGCTGGCAGCACGCCGACTAGGAGATTCCTATGCCGTCATTCGAGGGTTTGGGGCGGCTGGGTTTGCTGTGGCCGCGTTGTTGATTGGCTGGCTACTTGATGCACTGCCTGGCAACAGCTCGATGGGCTGGATCGCGATTGCGCTTGTTGGCTTAACATGTTGTGCGTTGCTGCCGATTCGTGATCCGCGTCGTCAATCGGTGGATGATCGTAAAGGTTCGACGGGTACGTCTGCCGCTACGGATGCCACTGAACCTACTGACGCAACTGTTGCGTCTGACCCAAAAGGTGCTCAGCGTGAACCTGTGCAAATGAGGGAGTTATGGAAATACGTCCTGACCAAACGTTTTATTTTATTTGCTTTCATTATGCTGATTTATCAGATGACGTTTGTGTTTAATGACCAATACTTCAGCTTTTTGATTCGGGAGGTTAATGGTACAGCGTTTGATATCGGTCTTGGCTGGATGCTACCCGCGGCAATCGAGGTGGGCGTGTTCTTGTATCTAGGCCGCAGTAACAAGCGGTTTAAGCCTTTGCCGATGCTGGCAATCTCAGCGGTCATTATGGCGGTGCGTGCGTTCGTTATCGGAATGACGGATTCCCTGCCGATTATTTTATTTATGCAGGCTGTGCAGGGCGTTGCGATCGCGATATTTTTCGTCTACTTGGCGGAGTATATGATGGAGCTCATTCCAGATCGGTTTCGTGTCAGTGGTCAAGCGACACTGTCTGTAGTGCTTAGCATAGGTGCAACGATGACGGGAAGTCTGATCGGCGCATACATATACAATCAATGGGGCTTGAAAATGTTGTTCTATGCGATGGGAGTATTGCTCATTGTGACAGTGGTCGGCTTTTTCATCGCTGAAAGGCAGGAGAAGAAAAGACGGGCGCAAGCGTCTATTTCTGAAAGCAATTGA
- a CDS encoding heavy metal translocating P-type ATPase gives MKNGAAKLRDLKQWAAGKEKYSEAAGATGSALFLLLAWIAGYAAEGWAIPLYVASYVCGGALKLKDGIITLVKERDLDVNLLMIAAAAGAASIGYWAEGAVLIFIFALSGALETFTINRSSRDISALMELKPEDALRIVNGIEERVLVEQLQVGDIVLVKPAERIPVDGVIEQGGSAVNQASITGESVPVDKSVGDDVFAGTMNGQGVLYVSVAKSSESTMFAKIVRLVQEAQSETPKSQRVVEKFERIYARAIILFTVLLVMVSLYVLGQSWEESFYRAMVFLVVASPCALVASIMPATLSAISNSARKGVLFKGGAHLEHLSRVKVVAFDKTGTLTQGTPDVTDVAVYQGYSAEQVMQAAAVLESLSTHPIARAIVQHCESQVEASYVPRDAVLNVRRQVESSHTEPRHTESSYMMPLHTESSYMMPPHTEPPQTGSSYMEPPHAKSSHTVRNDVERARVASYTGEQVVDRPSELYATGCDARMQAQGCDAASHRKLLSHISDFQALTGMGVEARLDGVQWRVGKPKYIMNLACIHNTAVQDDIRRLEQQGKTVVLVQRNDEVVGLIALQDRIRRQAKALIQQLKRLGIQAAMLTGDQQQTAHAIAEEAGIELVYAELMPEDKLRIVKQLKQQYGAVAMVGDGVNDAPALAAATVGIAMGAAGSDAALETADLVLMNDDLDRIKDAILLGRRTHAIVKQNIIFASIIILSLIGTNFLFGIPLPLGVVGHEGSTILVILNGLRLLK, from the coding sequence ATGAAAAATGGGGCTGCAAAGCTCCGGGACTTGAAGCAGTGGGCAGCAGGGAAGGAAAAATACAGCGAAGCAGCGGGAGCAACGGGAAGTGCTTTATTTTTACTGCTGGCGTGGATTGCAGGATATGCAGCGGAGGGTTGGGCCATTCCATTATACGTGGCGTCCTACGTCTGCGGCGGCGCATTGAAATTGAAGGATGGCATTATCACGCTCGTGAAGGAGCGTGACTTGGACGTTAATTTACTCATGATTGCAGCTGCTGCTGGTGCTGCCAGTATTGGTTATTGGGCTGAAGGTGCGGTACTTATTTTTATTTTTGCATTGAGTGGGGCCTTGGAGACGTTTACGATTAATCGCAGCTCGCGCGATATTTCGGCTTTAATGGAGTTGAAGCCAGAGGATGCTTTACGTATTGTGAATGGCATAGAAGAGCGTGTGCTTGTCGAACAACTGCAAGTGGGCGATATCGTGTTAGTGAAACCAGCTGAGCGTATTCCGGTTGATGGGGTGATTGAGCAGGGCGGTTCGGCTGTTAATCAGGCTTCTATTACAGGGGAAAGTGTACCTGTCGACAAAAGTGTCGGGGATGATGTGTTTGCCGGAACGATGAATGGTCAAGGCGTGTTATATGTGAGTGTGGCCAAATCGAGCGAGTCCACGATGTTTGCTAAAATTGTGCGGCTCGTGCAAGAGGCGCAAAGTGAGACGCCCAAATCACAGCGCGTGGTGGAAAAGTTCGAGCGTATTTATGCGCGGGCAATTATTTTGTTCACGGTGCTGCTTGTGATGGTGTCGCTGTATGTGCTCGGGCAAAGCTGGGAGGAATCGTTCTATCGCGCGATGGTGTTTCTGGTCGTGGCGTCACCATGTGCGCTTGTCGCTTCGATTATGCCCGCGACGTTATCAGCGATCTCGAATAGTGCCCGCAAAGGGGTGCTGTTCAAGGGCGGGGCGCACTTGGAGCATTTGTCACGTGTGAAGGTGGTCGCGTTCGACAAGACGGGGACGCTAACGCAAGGCACGCCGGATGTGACCGATGTTGCCGTGTATCAGGGCTATTCAGCGGAACAAGTTATGCAGGCAGCGGCTGTATTGGAGTCTCTGTCGACGCATCCGATTGCACGTGCGATTGTACAGCACTGCGAGTCGCAAGTTGAAGCGTCGTATGTGCCTAGGGACGCTGTGCTGAATGTTAGGCGGCAAGTTGAATCGTCACACACGGAGCCGCGGCATACGGAGTCGTCGTACATGATGCCACTGCACACGGAGTCGTCGTACATGATGCCGCCGCACACGGAGCCACCGCAAACGGGCTCGTCGTACATGGAGCCACCGCACGCAAAGTCATCGCACACCGTGCGAAACGATGTAGAGCGTGCGCGTGTCGCCTCGTATACTGGGGAGCAAGTTGTCGATAGGCCAAGCGAACTGTACGCTACAGGATGCGATGCGCGGATGCAAGCCCAAGGCTGTGACGCAGCTTCACATCGTAAATTGCTGTCGCACATATCCGACTTCCAAGCCTTGACGGGCATGGGGGTTGAGGCTCGGCTAGACGGCGTGCAATGGCGCGTCGGCAAGCCAAAGTACATCATGAACCTCGCCTGCATACACAATACGGCGGTGCAGGATGACATCCGTCGTTTGGAACAGCAGGGCAAGACAGTCGTGCTTGTACAGCGCAATGATGAAGTCGTAGGTCTCATTGCTTTGCAGGATCGCATTCGCCGACAGGCTAAAGCGCTTATTCAACAGCTCAAGCGGCTTGGCATACAGGCAGCGATGCTGACAGGTGACCAGCAGCAGACAGCCCATGCCATTGCGGAGGAAGCGGGCATTGAGCTCGTGTATGCAGAGCTCATGCCGGAAGATAAGCTGCGTATTGTAAAGCAGCTCAAGCAACAGTACGGCGCCGTTGCCATGGTCGGCGATGGCGTAAATGATGCGCCAGCCCTTGCCGCGGCTACAGTTGGCATTGCGATGGGGGCGGCAGGCAGCGACGCCGCCTTGGAAACAGCCGATCTTGTCCTGATGAATGACGACTTGGATCGGATTAAAGATGCTATTTTGCTAGGCAGAAGAACCCATGCGATCGTAAAGCAGAACATTATATTTGCGAGCATCATTATTTTATCGCTGATTGGTACTAACTTCTTGTTTGGAATTCCGCTTCCATTAGGTGTAGTTGGGCATGAAGGGAGTACTATACTCGTTATTTTGAACGGATTACGTCTTCTTAAATAA
- a CDS encoding class I adenylate-forming enzyme family protein: protein MLYQRMNQLMEMNPQAPAILLENEEVSYQDFIKEVDKLVDAFRKLNLDGSTPLAITINKSEVIWSAVIAASHLGISVMLVDPNLKEEEMNKLMTLYKPHFQLSEDNKPEWQAESASQLECFGSTFWLKDIGKHAQCWDEYVNPPNHETYFVLLTSGSTKVPSAVVKTVSSVMADGEQIGISLGITSEDRVLCAAPVYHAFGSICGCFATFLRGASVSFIGAYVLPSSLENRMYKRDCNILMALPAHYKMIVKHVERPLDQIRFALSSTAPLTKEVIDYCKEQLNLPIYNIYGSSEAGAISIQKNHLFDSQAVNLGQPVTGVHVKFDSSDVSEFHGEVVSELLIKSQSLAKGYLQVEGIDDNEFAMEDGWWRTGDLGYLDQNKELNIVGRVKTTINVNGKKVNAYEIEEVLSRHAAVLEVVVVGIPDTTRGEIPVAFVVLKESVTEIELLKYCQLHLSDYKVPRQIVIKDSLPKTATGKIRRKEVHI from the coding sequence ATGCTATATCAACGCATGAACCAACTGATGGAAATGAATCCACAGGCACCGGCGATATTACTGGAAAATGAAGAAGTGTCTTATCAAGATTTTATAAAGGAGGTGGATAAACTTGTTGATGCCTTTAGAAAGTTGAATTTGGATGGTTCGACACCATTAGCTATTACGATTAACAAAAGTGAGGTAATCTGGTCGGCTGTTATAGCAGCAAGTCATCTGGGCATTTCAGTAATGCTAGTAGATCCGAACTTAAAAGAAGAAGAAATGAACAAGCTAATGACGTTGTACAAACCTCATTTTCAATTATCTGAAGATAATAAGCCTGAATGGCAAGCGGAATCAGCAAGTCAACTCGAATGTTTTGGATCTACTTTTTGGTTAAAAGATATCGGTAAACATGCACAATGTTGGGATGAATATGTAAATCCACCTAATCATGAGACTTATTTTGTTCTCCTTACATCGGGATCGACTAAGGTGCCTTCTGCAGTTGTCAAAACGGTGAGCAGTGTTATGGCAGATGGAGAACAAATTGGTATATCACTTGGCATTACGTCAGAAGATCGGGTGCTATGTGCAGCTCCCGTATATCATGCCTTTGGTTCCATCTGTGGATGTTTTGCTACTTTTTTAAGAGGAGCATCTGTATCTTTTATTGGGGCTTACGTACTTCCATCTAGCTTAGAGAACAGAATGTATAAGCGTGATTGCAATATCTTAATGGCTTTACCCGCGCATTATAAAATGATTGTAAAGCATGTTGAGCGTCCGTTAGACCAGATTCGTTTTGCACTTTCTTCAACAGCTCCTTTGACCAAAGAAGTCATTGATTACTGTAAAGAGCAATTGAATTTACCTATCTACAATATTTATGGTTCATCAGAAGCGGGTGCCATATCTATTCAGAAAAACCATTTATTCGACAGTCAAGCCGTTAATTTAGGACAACCTGTCACAGGCGTGCATGTGAAATTCGATTCTAGCGATGTTTCAGAGTTTCACGGTGAAGTAGTGAGTGAATTGTTAATAAAGAGCCAGTCTCTGGCTAAAGGTTATTTGCAAGTAGAAGGGATAGACGATAACGAGTTTGCCATGGAAGATGGTTGGTGGAGAACTGGGGATCTGGGATATCTCGATCAAAATAAAGAATTGAACATTGTTGGGCGAGTGAAAACGACCATCAATGTAAATGGAAAAAAAGTTAATGCGTATGAGATTGAAGAAGTGCTTAGTAGACATGCTGCTGTCTTAGAGGTAGTCGTCGTTGGTATTCCAGATACGACGAGAGGAGAAATACCTGTTGCGTTTGTTGTATTAAAAGAGTCGGTCACTGAAATTGAGCTCTTAAAATATTGCCAGCTTCATTTATCAGATTATAAAGTTCCGCGGCAAATTGTTATTAAAGACTCTTTACCAAAAACGGCGACGGGTAAGATTCGGAGAAAAGAAGTACACATTTGA
- a CDS encoding HAL/PAL/TAL family ammonia-lyase has product MNEVLVSEQDAQQKNKQDIVLNGNELTIEDIVNVAKGEHESFMFTVSDEALDRIEKCNELKHEIINQQQPIYGVTTGFGDSVMRQISPQKTIDLQRNLVRFLSCGVGPNSEESVARATMLIRTNCLIKGNSAVRVDVINQLIQYMERGITPVIPERGSVGASGDLVPLSYLAAILSGEGQVLYKGESRDIKEVLKVEGLQPLVLEAKEGLALVNGTSFMSAFACLAYKDAEEIAFVADICTAMVSEALLGNRGHFYSFIHEQKPHFGQMTSAQNIYLMLEGSQLSKEYSQIIKTNESIESKTYVQLTQSIQDRYSIRCAPHVTGVLYDTLSWVKNWLEIEVNSTNDNPVFDIETREVYNGGNFYGGHVVQAMDSLKIAVANIADLLDRQLQLVVDEKFNKNLTPNLIQNYEENDYELGLHHGFKGMQIACSALTAEALKLTNPASVFSRSTEAHNQDKVSMGTIASRDARTIVELTQHVAAIHLIALCQALDLRGADKTSPQTAVIYNMIREVTPFVDRDRPLDNDIQAVVELIRSGKLKKAIQTN; this is encoded by the coding sequence ATGAATGAAGTATTAGTGAGCGAGCAAGATGCACAACAGAAAAACAAGCAAGATATCGTATTGAATGGAAATGAGTTAACGATTGAAGATATTGTAAATGTAGCCAAAGGTGAACATGAATCCTTTATGTTTACGGTGTCAGATGAGGCATTGGATCGTATTGAGAAATGCAATGAGTTAAAACACGAAATTATTAATCAGCAGCAGCCTATCTACGGTGTTACAACTGGTTTTGGTGATAGTGTAATGAGACAAATTTCACCACAAAAAACAATTGATTTGCAACGAAATTTAGTTCGATTTCTCTCTTGTGGTGTAGGTCCTAACTCCGAAGAAAGTGTTGCTAGAGCAACGATGTTAATACGGACAAATTGTTTGATTAAAGGCAATTCAGCTGTCCGAGTAGATGTCATTAATCAACTTATTCAGTACATGGAAAGAGGAATTACTCCTGTTATACCTGAGCGAGGCTCTGTAGGAGCTAGTGGAGACTTAGTTCCATTAAGTTATTTGGCTGCTATCTTATCAGGAGAAGGACAAGTCCTTTACAAAGGTGAGTCCCGCGACATCAAAGAAGTACTGAAAGTAGAAGGGCTGCAACCATTAGTATTGGAAGCAAAAGAAGGGCTCGCTCTAGTAAACGGAACTTCGTTTATGTCTGCATTTGCTTGCCTAGCCTACAAAGATGCTGAAGAAATTGCATTCGTAGCTGATATTTGTACAGCGATGGTTTCAGAAGCATTGCTTGGAAATCGAGGTCATTTCTACTCTTTTATACACGAGCAGAAACCGCATTTCGGTCAAATGACGAGTGCTCAAAATATTTATTTGATGTTAGAAGGCTCCCAGTTATCTAAAGAGTATTCGCAAATTATTAAAACGAATGAAAGTATTGAATCCAAAACGTATGTTCAATTAACACAAAGCATTCAGGATCGCTATTCCATCCGCTGTGCGCCGCATGTTACAGGGGTATTATACGATACATTATCATGGGTTAAAAATTGGCTCGAAATCGAAGTGAACTCCACGAATGATAATCCGGTGTTTGATATCGAAACGCGCGAAGTGTACAACGGGGGTAATTTTTACGGTGGACATGTGGTGCAAGCTATGGACTCCTTAAAAATAGCAGTTGCGAATATTGCTGACCTGTTGGATCGACAATTACAGCTAGTCGTAGACGAGAAATTCAATAAAAATTTAACGCCAAATCTGATTCAAAATTATGAAGAGAATGATTATGAATTAGGTTTACATCATGGTTTTAAAGGGATGCAAATTGCATGCTCTGCCTTAACGGCTGAAGCTTTAAAGCTAACTAATCCTGCCAGTGTGTTTTCCAGATCTACGGAGGCACATAATCAAGACAAAGTAAGTATGGGTACGATTGCATCAAGAGATGCGCGTACGATTGTTGAATTAACGCAACATGTAGCAGCTATTCATCTTATTGCACTCTGCCAAGCTTTAGATTTGCGTGGTGCAGATAAGACATCTCCACAAACCGCTGTCATTTACAACATGATTAGAGAAGTGACTCCTTTTGTAGACCGCGATCGCCCCTTAGACAATGATATTCAAGCAGTGGTTGAGTTGATCCGTTCCGGAAAATTAAAAAAAGCAATTCAAACTAATTAG
- a CDS encoding acyl carrier protein yields the protein MTEQTMKATLRTIISDVTEINDYENDEKFNERLGVDSMMIIEIAVRIEKAFNITVPEHYLPRLTNLDETHLAINELVYQLK from the coding sequence ATGACAGAACAAACTATGAAAGCAACGCTGCGAACCATTATTTCCGACGTTACTGAAATTAATGATTATGAAAATGATGAAAAATTCAATGAGCGATTAGGTGTTGATTCCATGATGATCATTGAAATCGCTGTACGCATTGAGAAAGCATTCAACATCACTGTACCGGAACATTACCTTCCTCGACTTACTAACTTAGACGAAACTCATCTTGCTATTAATGAACTTGTTTATCAACTGAAATAA
- a CDS encoding SDR family oxidoreductase, with the protein MFTDQTFLVTGGTRGIGKATVQALIERGANVAFTYQSNRVLAEQICEELGQGNNILAVEADVQDFTQAQKTIAQVKERFNQLHGVVLNAGIARDKPFYMMSEEDWDVTIQTNLKGTFNYARASVFDFIKQKYGRIVCVSSVSAMKGVLGQVNYSTTKAGQIGFIKSLAKEVSKFGITVNAVAPGFIATDMWNDIPDDRKAKILGEIPLGRAGEASEVADAICFLLQSNYITGSVIAVDGGILI; encoded by the coding sequence TTGTTTACGGATCAAACATTTTTGGTTACAGGTGGCACTCGTGGAATTGGAAAAGCAACTGTTCAAGCGCTCATTGAACGAGGAGCAAATGTTGCTTTTACATATCAAAGTAATCGAGTGCTCGCGGAACAAATTTGTGAAGAGCTTGGACAAGGCAATAACATTTTGGCGGTAGAAGCAGATGTGCAAGATTTTACTCAAGCCCAAAAAACGATTGCACAAGTGAAAGAGCGGTTTAATCAATTGCATGGAGTCGTGCTAAATGCCGGAATTGCTAGAGATAAACCTTTTTATATGATGAGCGAAGAAGATTGGGATGTTACGATCCAGACGAATCTTAAAGGAACATTTAATTATGCAAGAGCTTCGGTGTTTGATTTCATTAAACAAAAATACGGCCGGATCGTGTGTGTGAGTTCAGTAAGTGCGATGAAGGGTGTATTAGGGCAAGTCAACTATTCTACTACCAAGGCTGGCCAAATCGGGTTTATCAAATCGTTAGCTAAAGAGGTTTCCAAATTTGGGATTACCGTAAATGCAGTGGCTCCAGGATTTATCGCTACGGATATGTGGAATGACATCCCAGACGATCGCAAAGCGAAAATTTTGGGCGAAATCCCGCTTGGCAGAGCTGGAGAGGCTTCGGAAGTGGCAGATGCAATTTGTTTTTTATTGCAGTCCAATTACATCACAGGTAGTGTGATTGCTGTCGATGGCGGAATACTGATTTAA
- a CDS encoding acyl carrier protein produces MTTNLTSENTKEVIRTIVAEIAETTEFQDTDPFNETLNIDSMMVIEIVVRIEKAFKISIPESYIPRFTDLNESVLVVQEIASGEK; encoded by the coding sequence ATGACTACGAATTTGACGAGTGAGAATACAAAAGAAGTGATCAGAACCATTGTTGCGGAAATTGCAGAAACTACGGAATTTCAGGATACCGATCCGTTTAACGAAACATTGAATATTGATTCCATGATGGTTATCGAAATTGTCGTTCGCATTGAAAAAGCATTCAAGATTTCAATTCCAGAAAGCTACATCCCTCGTTTTACAGATTTAAATGAGTCCGTTCTTGTGGTACAGGAAATCGCGTCGGGTGAAAAGTAA